In the Elizabethkingia bruuniana genome, TTTTAAGGCTTCGTCATCAGTAGTAGCATATTTTCCGGAGTTAAGGAAATTAACCATACTTTCTTCCATACCTCCTTTAAAGCCTTGTAAAGAGGCCCCTTTTACGTCGATTGTAGTTGTCTCTTTAGTGGTAGTTGTTGTGCTTGTTTTTGCACTGTCCTGAGGTGTAGTACCTGAAGAAGAACTTTCCGTAGTTGTAACTGTTGTTGTAGAGCTTTCTTTTGCTTTACACTGCTTCCACAGGAACCAGCCTATTAACCCTAGAAGAATTAATGGCAACAACCATTTCCATACTGAACCGCCACCACCGCTATTTCCGGCAGGAGGAGGAGTGTATGTATTTCCGGATCTGGTAACTTCAGGAGTTTCTTCATTTCCTGTAAATACATTTTTAATGTCTTCAATTTTTTCAGTAACAGCCTCTTTTACATCTTCAGCTTTCTCACCAAGTCCGCTAAAAACACCACCTAAACCTAATGCACCTAATGAAAGTCCGGCAGGTAATAAAGAAGAAATCCAGCTTTTTTGGCCGGAAAGAAGGTTTGTAAATCCGGATTCATCCAGGTTATTATCTGCTGCGTATTTACCAATGGTACCTAAAGTAGCATCAGATGTCAGTCCTAAAAGAGACTGTGCAGATGATTCTTTGATACCGGCAAAACCAGATACAGAAGAAAGGATACCACTGATTTTGTCTCCAAAAATAGAAGATACAATACCGGAAACTACAGAGTTACCACCGCCGGATCCGGATCCTAAACTGGAAAGAATTCCGCTGGAAGCCAGCCCTTTTAGTTGGTCTAATAATCCGGGAGTACTACCTGCTTTATCGGCAATACCACCAACTAATACGGGTAGAAAAGCACTGATAGCTTTAGATACTCCGGATTCACTTTCTCCAAGCTGAGTAGCTGTCTGAGATACTACGCCAGGCGAAAGATAATTTTTTACAAGATCAATAATGTTTACAGACATAATAGTTTAGTTTAAAAGTTAATATATCAAAAATAAGTAATTTTTTTTCAATTAAATTGCTGAAAATGAAACTTTAAGAATATTTTAATACAGGATTGCGAATGAAAAGCAGGTGTTTTTTTTGCAAATATTTATTGCCAGCCTGCATTAAAACGTCATCTTGGTTTTGTTGATGCAGAAATAAAATAATGCAATTATAAATAGAAAAAAATTTGAATTTAATTAGTTTGAACATGGTTGTAACAAAATATTTTTTGTTTTTGTACATTTATGACAATGGTGTCAGCCCGTAAAAAAACATTAGGATGAAAACAAGCTTAGCTATTATAATTGTATTGTTAAGTAATATAATTGTATTTGCCCAAGCCTTAGTATCTCCGCAAATAAAAGCGGATTTTGAAGGAACATGGATTTATAAAAGAAAGCATTACAGCAGTACTGTAATTCTGAAATTTGAAAAGGGTAAAGATTATGCAAATTTTATAGATGTTGGGACAGGTGAGGCTCCGGAAGAGCATTTTCGGGCACAGATAAAGAATAATAAACTTGTTATACCTCCATATTATCATAGGAACGACTATAACATAGAAATGGAAGTCATAAAAGGTAAATTGTACTTCCGTCAGCAACTGGTATTATGGGATAAAAACAATAACCCGGTGCATATAGAGAATGCTCCGGTAATTGTGAAAATTTTTAAGCGTGTTAAAAAGTGAAAGCTTTACTTCCTGACAATTTGTACATGGAAAAAATGGAGTCCGGATTCTGATAGAAAGTAGAAATAAGAAAGACACTTCCGAAGAAGTGTCTTAATATATGATATCTGAAAAGTATTAATAAGCTTTTGCAAATAATACTCTTCTTTTAGATGGCTTACCAGTAACAAGAGAAATACCGTCTTCCTCTTCTGCATCCAAAGGAATACATCTGATGGTAGCTTTGGTTTCATCTTTAATCTGCTCCTCTTCTTCCGGAGTTCCGTCCCAGTGCGCAGAGATAAACCCGCCTTTTTCTTCTAATACTTTTTTGAATTCTTCATAAGTATCTACTCTGGTAATATGCTCGTCTCTGAAAGATTTTGCTTTGTTGAAAATATCCTGCTGAATTGTCTGAAGCAAATCTGTAATATACTGATCCAAACCTTCAATCGGAACAATCTCCTTAGTAAGGGTATCACGACGTGCTACTTCTACAGTTTGGTTTTCCAGATCTTTAGGACCGATTGCTACTCTTACCGGTACACCTTTTAGTTCGTATTCAGCAAACTTCCAGCCTGGTTTGTATTCGTTTCTGTCATCATATTTTACATAGATTCCTTTTGCTTTTAATTTAGCAATGATATCATCTGCAACATCTCCGATTTGAGCCAGTTGCTCATCTGTTCTGTGAATAGGAACAATTACAACCGGAATTGGAGCTAAGCTGGGAGGAAGTACCAATCCGTTGTCATCGGAGTGTGTCATAATTAACGCCCCCATTAAACGGGTAGAAGTTCCCCAAGAAGTCGCCCATGCAAACTCTTGTTTTCCTTCTCTGTTGGTGAATTTTACATCGAATGCTTTTGCAAAGTTTTGCCCCAGGAAGTGAGATGTACCCGCCTGTAATGCTTTTCCATCCTGCATCATTGCTTCGATACAGTAGGTTTCGTCAGCACCGGCGAATCTTTCACTCTCGGTTTTATAACCTTGCACAACCGGAATAGCCATAAATCTTTCCGCGAAGTCTGCATATACTCCAAGCATCTTTTCTGTTTCTTCAACAGCTTCATCTCTTGTAGCGTGTGCAGTATGCCCCTCTTGCCACAAGAATTCGGCTGTTCTTAGGAACAGACGTGTTCTCATTTCCCAACGAACAACATTTGCCCATTGGTTAATTAATATTGGTAAATCTCTGTAAGACTGGATCCAGTTTTTATAGGTATTCCAGATAATAGCTTCAGAAGTTGGTCTTACAATAAGCTCTTCTTCAAGCTTCGCCTCAGGATCTACAATTAGTTTTCCAGGATTATTCGGATCGCTTTTTAATCTGTAGTGGGTAACCACTGCACATTCTTTGGCAAAGCCTTCTGCATTTTTTTCTTCAGCCTCAAACAAGCTTTTGGGCACGAAAATGGGGAAGTAAGCATTCTGATGGCCTGTTTCTTTGAACATTCTGTCCATCTCATCTCTCATTTTTTCCCAGATTGCATAACCATACGGTTTAATAACCATACATCCTCTGACACCAGAGTTTTCTGCTAAATCTGCTTTTACCACTAACTCGTTGTACCACTTGCTATAATCTTCAGCTCTTGAAGTTAATTTTGCCATATTGCGTATCTCAATTAATTTAACTTTTTTTAGAAAAAATTATCTAAATAATAAATTGTAATTTTATACCATTGATTTTGTATAATTTGGTATAATTTTAGCAATTCATTTTGCAAATATATTAATAAAATTAAGCTCTGTAATTATCATGAAAAATAAAACTATAATTGGTATGGGCAAACTGCTGAAAAGCAATGTGTTGCTGGGAGCGTCTGCATTGGGACTTTTAACCTCATGCGGTGCTTATATGAACGGATATTCTGAGACAGACGGGGCCTATTATGATCCGAGAAGAGATACTGTACCACAGTATGACACAAGAACAGCCGGTAATCAGGTAGGTGGCTACTATTCATATGGTGACGATGAGGATGAATCTTATGACACTAGTATTGTAAGACAAAGCCAGTACAATCAGAAAAAACAACAAACAAAATACCAGAACTGGGGTAATAAAAAAACAGATTCCGATTGGGGAGACTTTACCGGAACACAAACCTATTATACCGACAATAGCTTTTATGGCGGTTGGGGGTATCCTTATGGTTGGGGTGGATGGAGATCTCCGTTCTACGGACCATACTATGGTGGAGGTATAGGTTTTGGCTGGGGTGCTTCTTATGGCTGGGGCTATCCGGGCTGGGGTTGGAACATTGGCTTTGGCTGGGGAGGAGGTTACTACCCAGGCTGGGGTATGGGTGGTTTCTACGATCCGTTCTGGGGTTATCCTTACTATGCATACAGACCTCATTATTGGGGAGGTTACTACCGCCCGTGGGCAGGTGGCGGCTATTATGCACCTAGATATAAATCCAGAGATTCTGATTATATAGACAGAAGCAGAAATGGTTTCCGTAATAATGGCGGTTATAACAATGGAAGTTTCCGTGGAAATAATGGTAACGGGTACCAGGATCGTTCTAACAATGGTTTCAGAAACTCAGGCTTTGGAGAAAGACCTACAAATCAGGGCTGGAATAACAGACCATCTGACTCAGGCTTTAGAAGCAATAATGGCTTCAGTACCGGTGGCAGAGGCGGCGGTGGCTTTGGTGGCGGATCTGCAGGAAGTTCTGGCGGAGGCGGAGGCGGCTTCAGATCTGGGGGCAGAAGATAATTCCACAGTCTTTTCAAATATTAAGGATATAGTATAATATTAAATTAGTTAAAGAAAATAAAGATGCATAAAAAAATAGTTTTGTTAATGAGCCTTCCAGCAGCATTGTTTCTGCATGCTCAGGATGTTTCGGAAATTCGCAATACGGCTACTGTTTATGGTAATAATATGACACAGGGGTCTGCTAAATATATGGGTATGGCGGGAGCTATGGGAGCAATAGGCGGAGATATTTCTGCGGCTAATGTTAACCCTGCAGGTGTCGGAGTTTATATTACAGGCGATTTTCAGGGAACATTAGGTATCAATTCCTATAAAAATACATCAACATTAAATAATTCAAGTCTTTCTTATAAGAAAAATAATACAAATCTTAATCAGTTAGGTGGAGTAGTATCATTTCCTCTTTATGGAAGCAACTGGAAGTTTGTAAATATTGGAGTGAGTTATCTGAATCAGAATTTGGATGATTATACTGAAACTCCGGGAAACAATAAGATTGCTGAAAATATTACATGGACAAACCAGCAAGGGCAGCAGATTAATGACAGAACAATGTATGATGGTCATGGATATAACAGAACAGGTCATTTAACAAAAACCAACCTTACGGTAGGTGGTAACTATAATAACAAAATATATGTAGGTATGGGGCTTAATTTCCATACTGCGGATCTTGATCAGGGTGACTCTTACAGAGTTCAATATGCTTCAGATGGCAAGACTACTATTTATAACAAGCAATATACTCCATATACAGAATCATCCAGTGGTTTCTCTATTTCTGCGGGTATTATTGGTAAGGTTACTGAGGAATTCCGTTTAGGAGCATCTTTAGAATCGCCAACATGGTGGAATATGGATAGAGCCTATACACAATATTCTGCTTCTCAGCAAGACGGACCTATTACATCAGTTGATATCTATAACGAACGAAGAGATTTCCGCTCTCCTGCAAAAGCTACTTTCAGTGCGGCAGTAATTCCATCTAAGGATTTCGCATTTAACGTAGATTATACAATAGGAATCTCTAAGCCTAAATACACAACATCTAGTTCCGTAAATGATCAGTTGAATAACTTCCTTAGTGATTCTTACAAAAGTTTATCTGAGCTTAAGGTTGGTGCGGAGTATAGATTTGAAGGGTTCCGTCTGAGAGCTGGTTATGCTTTTGCAAATAATCCTTTTGATAACAGAACTATTGCAACATTTAATAATGATGGTACTAAAGCTGATATCAATTATAATAACTTATATGTAGGTAAAAGAAATACTTTAGGTTTAGGTATCGGTTACGACTTCCGTTCGTTCTATATCGATGCAGCATACCAGAATGTAAAGTATGATTATAACAATGAATTTTTCGGAGGTGCCTATGCAACAAATTCTAATGTAGCAAGTGAGGGTGTTATAAATAATAACTCCATTGTTTCTGCAGTGAAGAATCAGCAAAACAATATCTTTATCACATTAGGGTACAGATTTTAATAAAATCTTTACCATATAAAAAAATCCTGCAAAATATTTTGCAGGATTTTTTTATAGAATGAGTCCTATCGGATATCGTATTTCAGTTTGATTTTTCTGGAATTGTTAGCTGTTGAATAGAAAGTCCATAGCGGATAGTATTCTTTGCTTTCTGCACTTGCTATGTATTTGTCTACAACATTTTCCTTACCTTTTGTTATCTCTTTAGTAGCAAGGTTTACACAATAGAGATTAGCTTTATCTATTAGTGATTTTTGATCAGGGTTTAAAGCTTGTTTATTTAATAATGTATTGACAACGGAATTGATAGCTGTTTTTTCAGCTTCGCTTTCAACAATTAATAATAAATGTTTACCAAAGGAAACCATAGAAAGATGAAGCGCATCAGAATAAGAATCACTTACAGGAACAGCAATATCGAAAGCTTCGAGCTTTAGCTCATATATTACACCTTTGGCTTTACGGTCTTGTTCATAATATTTCTTTCCTAGTATAAGTTTGTCTACATCGGGAAACTTGTCTACGGTTAACATATATAGCTGTCGGTATGACTGAAATTCTGTATTTGAAGAAAAGAAAGCAGAATTTGAGGAATTCATCCCGGAATACTTAGCAATGATATTATTATACAATTTCAAATAACTGTTCTTGATATCAGCGATATCCTTTATTAGAAACTGATCATTATACCTAAAGCTGGTGTCGAGATTAAGAGGGTTTTCCGCCTTTGTATTGGTACCTGATATTTTTCAGTTTTTGTTTTGTACAAGCTGTCCTATATATAAACTCTCTTGTAAAAATGACTGATGAACTCTGTCTGTCGACACTGTAATTGTATGGGTTTTCGAATCGCTCCAGATACTGTCTTTTACTAATTCAAAAGAACTCGGTATCAGAATTTTTTTATCTTCTGGTTTTGCTGTCGGATCTGGTTTGACTTCAGGATTAGTGACAGTAGTTATTTCACGGTCGGAAGAGCAGTTTGCTATCGAAATGCTAAGTAGAAATAAGGCGGTAAATTTTAATAATTTCATGTATTATTGGTTTGTTTACGTATCAATAAAAAATGCTTTAATCCGTAATGAATTAAAGCATTCTGGCTACCATCAAAGGTAGATATTTTATCTGACCCTTAGTTACGGGAAACCGTAATAAAGGCTGTAAATTTAATGGTGATGGAAAAGATGCCCTACGTAAGCAATACCTATTCCCAATAGCACTAATGCAATTTTTTCCAAATCCAGTTTGTGGTTTTTATTGCCTTCAAAAATAATAACAGATGAGATATGAAGGAAAATACCACTTACGATTGCCAAAATATAAATTTGATAATCCGGATTAAAATATTGCCCCAGAAGCATTCCGAGCGGGGATGCTAATGCAAATAATCCAATTACTGTCCATGCAATTTTTTTGTTGTAACTGCCATTAAGCAGGAAAGCTCCCATAACAAAAGAGATAGGAATATTATGCACCAGTATTCCTTGTAAATAAGGTGTTACAGCATTCGGCATTTTGCTTAAAGGTATGCCTTCTATAAAAGCATGAATAAACATTCCGGCAATCAGTGCCATCGGGAAGATTTGTTTCTCCTCTTCATGGTGATGGAAATGACCATGCTCAAAGCCTTTGGTAAGGCTTTCTAATATCAACTGCAGGATAACACCACCCAGAATCCACATTCCTATATTGTGTGAAGGAGTTTGGAATACAACCGGAAATACTTCCATAACCGTCATGCTGAGCAAAAATCCGGCACTGAGTATGAGCAATCTTTTGGCAAACTTCTGCTGTCTGCCAAAGTAAAATCCTAAGGTAATACCTGAAAGGACGCTGAGTATAAGAAGTAAATAAACCATCTATTTTTTCTGGAATAATATAATGCAACGTGGTGAATTATCTGACAATGAGCCTAGCTGATAATCGCCCCATCTGGTGACATAAGAAAGCTGATGTTTCTCTGCCAGTGATTTTAATTTTTCAAATGAATGAAGCTTTACTTTCTCTTCATAGTGGAAATCCTGGCCATTGTCGCTAAAACGGATGTCTTTTATAACTCTGTTGTTGTCAATTTTTTTGTGAATACTAAAAGAGATATTGTCTTTAACCGTTAATGATTCAGATACCAGAGTATGTTCTACATAATCTGCATTCAGAAAATCCAAAACAAATATTCCTCCGGGTTTTAATGCCTGTGCTACAGATTCAAAAACCTTTTCATCATCATCGTCCTGATCAAAATATCCAAAACTTGTAAAGAGATTCATTACAGCATCTACTTTCTCACCCTGAATAGGATTTCTCATATCGTGTACACGGAAGCTTAGTGTTTCGTTTTCAAATTGTTTATCGAAACTGATACTGGCTTCTGATAGATCCAGGCCTAATACAGTGTAACCTTTTTGATTAAGATATACAGAGTGTCTCCCGTGGCCACATGCCAGGTCTATGATCGTGGAATGTTGTGGTAATCTGATTTCAGCCAGTAGCTTATCAATGAAATTTTCGGCTTCAACAAAGTCCCTGTCTTTATATAAAATATGATAATACGGGGTATTGAACCAACTTTCGAACCAATCCATTCTGTTTTAATTTTTAATAGTATGCAAATTTATTAAAAAAAATCGCTAATATTGCAACATTGTCGCATTAATTTTTTATTCATGGGAAAAAGAAATACAAAATCGAAGCAGCTGGTTTTGGATATTCTGGAATCAGAACCTTGCGCATTGTGTCATGAAGAGTTTCAGAATCGCCTGCAGGAAACTGTAGATAGGGCTACTATTTACAGAATTCTAAATAGCTTTTGTGAGGACGGAATTGTACACCGAATTATAAGTGATGAAGGAAAACAATATTTTGCATTGTGTAAACCCTGTGATGGAAAAGATCACAATCATTTTCATTTTCGCTGTTTGAAATGCAAAAAGGTGAAATGTATGACAGAAGAGATTAATGTAAATCTTCCGGGAGATTATCATATCGCTGGAGTTAATGCATTTGTATCTGGTTATTGTCCGAATTGTAAGGAAAAAGAAAAATAGCCGGTTTAAAATGTCTATTTTTGCAAAATACTTACAATATTATGCAAACAGAGGATCTGGAAATACAGGTGAAAACATTTTTTGGACTGGAAAATGTTTTGGCAGAGGAAATAAAAAAATTAGGAGGAAAAAATGTAGAAGTTAAAAACCGCGCAGTAAACTGTGTAGGAGATTTAGGGTTTCTATATAAGATTAATTATTCCCTGCGTACAGCACTCAAAATTTTGGTCCCGGTACTTACATTTAAAGCATTTAACGAAAGTAAATATTACGATAAACTATTTAAGTTTCCATGGGATGAGTATATGGATGCAGACCAAACTTTTGCTATAGATGCAACTGTATATTCTGAACGCTACAGCCATTCTCAGTTTATGACGCTGAAGATGAAAGATGCTATTGTCGATTATTTTGTGGCAAATCACAGAAAGCGTCCGTCTATTGATACAAAAAATCCGGATATCAAATTCCATCTTCATATAGACCGTGAATTAGTTACTATTTCTATGGATAGTAGCGGCGCCCCATTATTTAAGCGTGGCTACAGAAAAGAGCAGACAGCGGCTCCTATCAATGAAGTATTGGCGGCTGGAATGCTTCAGCTGGCAGGTTGGGATGGAAAAGGAAACTTCCTGGATCCAATGTGTGGATCAGGAACTCTTCTTATAGAGGCCGGAATGGTAGCAATGGATTTACCTGCACAAATCTTCAGAAAGGAATTCGGTTTTATGAACTGGAAGAACTACGATGCAGAGTTATTTGAAAAGATAAAAGAATTCAGAGTTAACCGAGTAAAAGCTTTTGAAGGGAAAATTGTTGGATATGATATAAATGAAGATGCATTGGACGTTGCCTGGAAGAATATCAAAGCGGCAGAAATGGATGACATTATTACTGTGAAAAAGAAAAATTTCTTTGATTCAGAGAAGGATATGTTCCCATTGTTAATGGTGTTTAATCCTC is a window encoding:
- a CDS encoding OmpA family protein, which codes for MSVNIIDLVKNYLSPGVVSQTATQLGESESGVSKAISAFLPVLVGGIADKAGSTPGLLDQLKGLASSGILSSLGSGSGGGNSVVSGIVSSIFGDKISGILSSVSGFAGIKESSAQSLLGLTSDATLGTIGKYAADNNLDESGFTNLLSGQKSWISSLLPAGLSLGALGLGGVFSGLGEKAEDVKEAVTEKIEDIKNVFTGNEETPEVTRSGNTYTPPPAGNSGGGGSVWKWLLPLILLGLIGWFLWKQCKAKESSTTTVTTTESSSSGTTPQDSAKTSTTTTTKETTTIDVKGASLQGFKGGMEESMVNFLNSGKYATTDDEALKTTWYNFDNVNFVIGKADKLEAGSEGQIQNIATILKAFPDAKIKIGGYTDKTGNEASNLKLSQDRANFIKAELTKLGVGGQILEAKGYGSEHATVAATASNEERAVDRKMAVRFAK
- a CDS encoding class I SAM-dependent methyltransferase, with protein sequence MDWFESWFNTPYYHILYKDRDFVEAENFIDKLLAEIRLPQHSTIIDLACGHGRHSVYLNQKGYTVLGLDLSEASISFDKQFENETLSFRVHDMRNPIQGEKVDAVMNLFTSFGYFDQDDDDEKVFESVAQALKPGGIFVLDFLNADYVEHTLVSESLTVKDNISFSIHKKIDNNRVIKDIRFSDNGQDFHYEEKVKLHSFEKLKSLAEKHQLSYVTRWGDYQLGSLSDNSPRCIILFQKK
- a CDS encoding THUMP domain-containing class I SAM-dependent RNA methyltransferase, encoding MQTEDLEIQVKTFFGLENVLAEEIKKLGGKNVEVKNRAVNCVGDLGFLYKINYSLRTALKILVPVLTFKAFNESKYYDKLFKFPWDEYMDADQTFAIDATVYSERYSHSQFMTLKMKDAIVDYFVANHRKRPSIDTKNPDIKFHLHIDRELVTISMDSSGAPLFKRGYRKEQTAAPINEVLAAGMLQLAGWDGKGNFLDPMCGSGTLLIEAGMVAMDLPAQIFRKEFGFMNWKNYDAELFEKIKEFRVNRVKAFEGKIVGYDINEDALDVAWKNIKAAEMDDIITVKKKNFFDSEKDMFPLLMVFNPPYDERLSISDEDFYKKIGDTFKTHYPNTLAWMISADLEAVKKIGLRPSRKIKLFNGKLECRFLQYEMYEGTKKVHKIAEA
- a CDS encoding OmpP1/FadL family transporter: MSLPAALFLHAQDVSEIRNTATVYGNNMTQGSAKYMGMAGAMGAIGGDISAANVNPAGVGVYITGDFQGTLGINSYKNTSTLNNSSLSYKKNNTNLNQLGGVVSFPLYGSNWKFVNIGVSYLNQNLDDYTETPGNNKIAENITWTNQQGQQINDRTMYDGHGYNRTGHLTKTNLTVGGNYNNKIYVGMGLNFHTADLDQGDSYRVQYASDGKTTIYNKQYTPYTESSSGFSISAGIIGKVTEEFRLGASLESPTWWNMDRAYTQYSASQQDGPITSVDIYNERRDFRSPAKATFSAAVIPSKDFAFNVDYTIGISKPKYTTSSSVNDQLNNFLSDSYKSLSELKVGAEYRFEGFRLRAGYAFANNPFDNRTIATFNNDGTKADINYNNLYVGKRNTLGLGIGYDFRSFYIDAAYQNVKYDYNNEFFGGAYATNSNVASEGVINNNSIVSAVKNQQNNIFITLGYRF
- a CDS encoding ZIP family metal transporter; the protein is MVYLLLILSVLSGITLGFYFGRQQKFAKRLLILSAGFLLSMTVMEVFPVVFQTPSHNIGMWILGGVILQLILESLTKGFEHGHFHHHEEEKQIFPMALIAGMFIHAFIEGIPLSKMPNAVTPYLQGILVHNIPISFVMGAFLLNGSYNKKIAWTVIGLFALASPLGMLLGQYFNPDYQIYILAIVSGIFLHISSVIIFEGNKNHKLDLEKIALVLLGIGIAYVGHLFHHH
- a CDS encoding Fur family transcriptional regulator, translating into MGKRNTKSKQLVLDILESEPCALCHEEFQNRLQETVDRATIYRILNSFCEDGIVHRIISDEGKQYFALCKPCDGKDHNHFHFRCLKCKKVKCMTEEINVNLPGDYHIAGVNAFVSGYCPNCKEKEK
- the proS gene encoding proline--tRNA ligase — protein: MAKLTSRAEDYSKWYNELVVKADLAENSGVRGCMVIKPYGYAIWEKMRDEMDRMFKETGHQNAYFPIFVPKSLFEAEEKNAEGFAKECAVVTHYRLKSDPNNPGKLIVDPEAKLEEELIVRPTSEAIIWNTYKNWIQSYRDLPILINQWANVVRWEMRTRLFLRTAEFLWQEGHTAHATRDEAVEETEKMLGVYADFAERFMAIPVVQGYKTESERFAGADETYCIEAMMQDGKALQAGTSHFLGQNFAKAFDVKFTNREGKQEFAWATSWGTSTRLMGALIMTHSDDNGLVLPPSLAPIPVVIVPIHRTDEQLAQIGDVADDIIAKLKAKGIYVKYDDRNEYKPGWKFAEYELKGVPVRVAIGPKDLENQTVEVARRDTLTKEIVPIEGLDQYITDLLQTIQQDIFNKAKSFRDEHITRVDTYEEFKKVLEEKGGFISAHWDGTPEEEEQIKDETKATIRCIPLDAEEEDGISLVTGKPSKRRVLFAKAY
- a CDS encoding vitellogenin ii encodes the protein MKNKTIIGMGKLLKSNVLLGASALGLLTSCGAYMNGYSETDGAYYDPRRDTVPQYDTRTAGNQVGGYYSYGDDEDESYDTSIVRQSQYNQKKQQTKYQNWGNKKTDSDWGDFTGTQTYYTDNSFYGGWGYPYGWGGWRSPFYGPYYGGGIGFGWGASYGWGYPGWGWNIGFGWGGGYYPGWGMGGFYDPFWGYPYYAYRPHYWGGYYRPWAGGGYYAPRYKSRDSDYIDRSRNGFRNNGGYNNGSFRGNNGNGYQDRSNNGFRNSGFGERPTNQGWNNRPSDSGFRSNNGFSTGGRGGGGFGGGSAGSSGGGGGGFRSGGRR